The Plasmodium yoelii strain 17X genome assembly, chromosome: 8 genome includes a region encoding these proteins:
- a CDS encoding PIR protein gives MDKQVCRTLIALTNSFSNKLGSNKEYQIIINGNILSGYCSSNNCISDLEKINAGCLYLLDAFFKDPDLFKSVAKSNIDIVEYIIIWLSYMLSLKKQVGNTSNLQYFYNTYINNNMYKKSITGVEQYYKNYKDLIDKTKNLINMDMSNISELYDAFKILCNMYLEFDEESPNCNKHSGKANEFVEKYKKIKEDPNVIEGSPYYKLLSTLSNDYDNLKNKCDSFPPLSSIEKTKNNVNLSERTEQISQDASSSSSTTNKLFIVLSIFGAIAFFLGISYKYSLFGFRKRFQKQKLREKLKNIKKKMNQ, from the exons ATGGATAAGcaagtg TGTAGAACGCTCATTGCTCTAACTAACTCGTTTTCCAACAAATTGGGCAGTAACAAAGAatatcaaattattattaatggaAACATTTTAAGTGGGTATTGTAGTAGCAATAACTGTATTAGTGATctcgaaaaaattaatgctggatgtttatatttgcttGATGCATTCTTTAAGGATCCTGATTTGTTTAAGTCTGTTGCAAAAAGTAACATCGATATTGTTGAATACATTatcatatggttaagttatatgttaagcCTAAAGAAACAAGTAGGAAATACAAGCaatttacaatatttttataatacatatataaataataatatgtataaaaagTCTATAACTGGTGTTGaacaatattataaaaattataaggatcttatagataaaacaaaaaatttgataaatatgGATATGAGCAATATATCTGaattatatgatgcatttaaaatattatgcaaCATGTATCTTGAATTTGATGAAGAAAGTCCAAATTGCAATAAACATTCGGGGAAAGCTAATgaatttgttgaaaaatataaaaaaattaaggaaGATCCTAATGTTATTGAAGGTAGTccatattataaattattgtctacactatcaaatgattatgataatttaaaaaataaatgtgataGTTTTCCACCACTTTCATCAatagaaaaaacaaaaaataatgtaaatttGTCTGAACGAACTGAACAAATTTCTCAAGAtgcatcatcaagttcgtcgacaacaaacaaattatttatagttttatcaatatttggtgcaatagcattttttttaggaatttcttataag tattcgttatttggatttcggaaacgatttcaaaaacaaaaattaagagaaaagctaaaaaatataaagaagaaaatgaatcaataa
- a CDS encoding PIR protein, whose product MASKVCDAINFIDEYFDDDPNNSRKEMSGDLLSMYFPNNNCSSDEEKIIPGFIMLLKKLDEESLESDQIVEYASLWLSHKLNQKKQNGTTRLNEFYTNHIETNSCYKDNIDKTTDSNSNINMTVIEKKIRSMDIDIKDIYNFYDAFKSLCNMYSETDVDNYKCNKCLENAGEFFEKCEKVKNVFDITKGSSYLQLWLSLSKDYKDFESNYNSFLCNTGPPLVACSRSSVTKNTLISIAIIFVAASILLGVSYKYSLFGFRKRFQKQKLRENLKK is encoded by the exons atggctTCTAAAGTG tgtgatgcaattaattttatcgatgAATATTTTGATGATGATCCGAACAACTCGAGAAAAGAGATGTCTGGGGATTTATTAAGTATGTATTTCCCTAATAATAACTGTAGTAGTGATGAAGAAAAGATTATCCCTGGTTTTATAATGTTACTAAAAAAGCTTGATGAGGAAAGTTTAGAAAGTGATCAAATTGTTGAATATGCTAGTTTATGGTTAAGTCATaaactaaatcaaaaaaaacaaaatggaaCGACCAGATTAAACGAGTTTTATACTAATCATATAGAAACAAATAGTTGTTATAAggataatatagataaaactACTGATAGTAATagtaatattaatatgactgttatagaaaaaaaaataagatcgatggatattgatattaaagatatatataatttttatgatgcatttaaatcattatgtaacatgtataGTGAAACTGATGTAGACAACTACAAATGCAATAAATGTTTAGAAAATGCTGgagaattttttgaaaaatgtgaaaaagttaaaaatgtttttgatATTACTAAAGGAAGTTCTTATTTACAACTATGGTTAAGTTTATCAAAAGATTATAAAGATTTTGAAAGTAATTATAATAGTTTTTTGTGTAATACTGGCCCACCACTTGTAGCTTGTTCACGAAGTTcagtaacaaaaaatacactaatttcaattgcaattatatttgttgcagcatcaattttattgggagtttcttataag tattcgttatttggatttcggaaacgatttcaaaaacaaaaattaagagaaaatctaaaaaaataa